GTCCCGGACTTTTGGTAACTGTCGGATTTATTGATCCGGGCAACTGGGCATCAAATTTTGCCGCAGGTTCCGAGTTCGGCTATTCACTTCTTTGGGTGGTCACCTTATCCACTATCATGTTGATTGTCCTCCAGCATAATGTTGCTCACTTGGGGATTGTTACGGGGCTTTGCCTTTCGGAAGCCGCTACGAAATATACTCCTAAATGGGTATCCCGTCCTATTTTGGGTACGGCGGTATTGGCGTCTATTTCTACTTCATTGGCTGAGATTCTGGGAGGAGCCATCGCATTGGAGATGCTGTTTGATATGCCTATTATGTGGGGGGCGGTGCTGACCACACTTTTTGTCTCCATCATGCTCTTTACCAACTCCTATAAAAAGATAGAACGTTCCATTATTGCTTTTGTCTCGGTGATCGGTCTTTCATTTATTTATGAATTGTTTCTGGTAGAAATAGACTGGCCGGCTGCGACGATGGGTTGGGTGACGCCTGCTTTCCCGAAGGGTAGTATGCTGATTATTATGAGTGTGCTGGGAGCGGTTGTGATGCCTCATAATCTGTTTCTGCATTCGGAAGTAATACAGAGTCACGAGTATAATAAGAAAGACGATGCGTCTATCAAGAAAGTATTGAAATACGAGTTGTTCGATACGCTTTTCTCGATGATCGTTGGCTGGGCAATTAACAGTGCTATGATTCTGCTGGCTGCTGCTACTTTCTTTAAAAGCGGCATTCAGGTGGAAGAATTGCAACAAGCCAAATCACTGCTTGAACCTTTGTTGGGAAGTAATGCGGCAATCGTATTCGCATTGGCTCTGTTGATGGCAGGTATTTCGTCCACTATAACAAGCGGAATGGCGGCAGGTTCTATCTTTGCAGGTATCTTTGGAGAGTCATATCATATTAAAGACAGTCACTCGCAGGTAGGAGTAATCCTTTCGTTGGGAATTGCGCTGTTGCTGATTTTCTTTATTGGCGATCCATTCAAGGGATTACTGATTTCGCAGATGATATTGAGTATTCAGTTGCCTTTCACGGTATTCCTGCAAGTAGGGCTGACTTCATCCCGAAAGGTAATGGGGAATTATGTCAATAGCCGTTGGAGTACTTTTGTATTATATGCTATTGCAGTCATTGTTTCGGTATTGAATATAATGCTGCTGTTTTCATAAAACGAACATAAATCTATAAACTATAAAATGATGAAGATTATTACTTATAATGTGAACGGGCTTCGTGCTGCCGCTTCTAAAGGTTTGCCGGAATGGCTGGTGCAGGAGAATCCGGATATTCTTTGTCTGCAAGAGACAAAACTACAGCCGGACCAATATCCGGCAGAAGTATTTGAAGCTTTGGGTTACAAGGCTTATCTCTATTCTGCACAAAAGAAGGGATACAGCGGTGTGGCGATCCTTACTAAGCAGGAACCCGATCATGTGGAATATGGTATGGGGATAGAAGCTTATGACAATGAAGGGCGTTTTATCCGTGCGGATTTTGGCGACTTGTCCGTAGTCAGTGTTTATCATCCTTCGGGAACGAGCGGAGACGAACGGCAGGCATTTAAAATGGTGTGGCTGGAAGACTTTCAGAAATATGTGACAGAGCTGCGCAAGACTCGTCCGAACCTTATCCTTTGCGGTGACTATAATATCTGTCATGAGCCGATTGATATTCATGATCCTGTCCGGAATGCCACGAACAGCGGCTTCCTGCCCGAAGAACGGGAATGGATGACTCGTTTCCTTTCTGCAGGATTTATTGATTCTTTCCGTCTGCTCTATCCGGAGAAACAGGAGTATACGTGGTGGAGCTATCGTTTTAATTCGCGTGCCAAGAATAAAGGCTGGCGGATTGACTATTGCATGACCAGTGAGCCGGTACGTCCGATGCTGAAAAGTGCCAGCATACTGAACGATGCCGTACATTCAGATCATTGTCCAATGGCTTTGGAAATAGAATAAAAACAGAAAATAGCATGGAAGATAGAATACAAAAAGCTGTAGAACTTTTTAAGAGCGGATATAACTGCTCGCAGTCTGTAGTAGCTGCATTTGCCGATATGTATGGTTTCACACAGGAGCAGGCAGTGCGTATGTCAGCCTCTTTTGGCGGAGGAATCGGGCGGATGCGTGAGACATGCGGGGCTGCTTGCGGACTGTTCCTGATAGCCGGACTGGAAACCGGAGCTACCGAAGCGACAGATCGTGAAGGAAAAGCTGCAAACTATGCGGTAGTGCAGGAATTGGCTGCCGAATTTAAAAAACGCAACGGGTCGTTGATTTGCGGAGAATTGTTGGGATTAAAGAAAAAAGAGCCGATTTCGACTGTTCCCGAAGAACGTAATACTCAATATTATAGCAAACGTCCGTGTGCTAAAATGGTGGAAGAGGCGGCAAGAATCTGGGTAGAATACCTCGAAAAACACCCTAAATAAGGGGATAAAATGCTTTTTTATTACAAAATCAGCAAAAAAAGATTCAATAAAGTGTTATATAACATAAAAATAACTATCTTTGTCCCCGAAATAAAATCTGAAAGCTTTCGGGCCGGATGATTTTTAAAGCATGTCTAACTATAATTTCAAAAGCAAATGTTGAAAGAAAAAGCAGGTGTAATCGCAGGTAATATCTGGAATGCACTGAATGAAACAGAAGGAATGACTGCCAAGCAACTGAAAAAAGCAACTAAATTGGTTGACAAAGATTTGTTCCTCGGCCTTGGCTGGTTATTGAGAGAAGATAAAGTTTCTGCTGAAGAAGTAGAAGGTGAACTCTTCATCAAATTGATCTAAGCGAGTAACTCACTTAAGCAATAAAAAAATGCGTTGGTACATGATTATAATGTTATCAACGCATTTTTTTATATTCCGCCATTTACGTATCTTTGCACACCAAAAAGACAAAATAATAAGAATTCAGAATGAAGAATATACGAAATTTCTGCATCATTGCCCACATTGACCACGGTAAATCAACCCTGGCAGACCGCTTGCTGGAGTTTACCAACACTATTCAGGTGACTAACGGGCAGATGCTTGATGATATGGATTTGGAGAAGGAGAGAGGTATCACCATCAAGAGCCACGCTATCCAGATGGAGTACAACTACAAAGGTGAAAAGTATATCCTTAACCTGATTGACACTCCGGGGCACGTGGATTTTTCGTATGAGGTATCCCGTTCCATTGCCGCTTGCGAAGGTGCGCTGCTTATCGTAGACGCATCGCAGGGAGTGCAGGCACAGACCATCTCCAATCTGTATATGGCTATCGAACATGATCTCGAAATTATCCCCATTATCAATAAATGTGATATGGCAAGTGCCATGCCCGAAGAGGTAGAGGACGAAATCGTAGAACTGTTGGGCTGCAAGCGTGATGAGATTATCCGTGCATCCGGTAAGACCGGAATGGGCGTGGAGGAAATCCTCGCAGCCGTTATCGAACGCATTCCGCATCCCGAAGGTGATGAGGAAGCTCCGTTGCAGGCATTGATTTTTGACTCTGTATTCAACTCCTTCCGTGGTATTATCGCTTACTTTAAGATCGAAAATGGAGTAATCCGCAAGGGAGATAAAGTGAAGTTCTTTAATACCGGAAAAGAGTATGATGCCGATGAAGTAGGTGTACTGAAAATGGAACTGGTTCCACGTAACGAACTTCGTACGGGCGATGTAGGTTACATTATATCGGGTATCAAGACCTCGAAAGAGG
This sequence is a window from Bacteroides thetaiotaomicron VPI-5482. Protein-coding genes within it:
- a CDS encoding winged helix-turn-helix domain-containing protein, with product MLKEKAGVIAGNIWNALNETEGMTAKQLKKATKLVDKDLFLGLGWLLREDKVSAEEVEGELFIKLI
- a CDS encoding C-GCAxxG-C-C family protein is translated as MEDRIQKAVELFKSGYNCSQSVVAAFADMYGFTQEQAVRMSASFGGGIGRMRETCGAACGLFLIAGLETGATEATDREGKAANYAVVQELAAEFKKRNGSLICGELLGLKKKEPISTVPEERNTQYYSKRPCAKMVEEAARIWVEYLEKHPK
- a CDS encoding Nramp family divalent metal transporter, with protein sequence MKNIFQDLKRKDHKRYLGGLDVFKYIGPGLLVTVGFIDPGNWASNFAAGSEFGYSLLWVVTLSTIMLIVLQHNVAHLGIVTGLCLSEAATKYTPKWVSRPILGTAVLASISTSLAEILGGAIALEMLFDMPIMWGAVLTTLFVSIMLFTNSYKKIERSIIAFVSVIGLSFIYELFLVEIDWPAATMGWVTPAFPKGSMLIIMSVLGAVVMPHNLFLHSEVIQSHEYNKKDDASIKKVLKYELFDTLFSMIVGWAINSAMILLAAATFFKSGIQVEELQQAKSLLEPLLGSNAAIVFALALLMAGISSTITSGMAAGSIFAGIFGESYHIKDSHSQVGVILSLGIALLLIFFIGDPFKGLLISQMILSIQLPFTVFLQVGLTSSRKVMGNYVNSRWSTFVLYAIAVIVSVLNIMLLFS
- a CDS encoding exodeoxyribonuclease III, producing MKIITYNVNGLRAAASKGLPEWLVQENPDILCLQETKLQPDQYPAEVFEALGYKAYLYSAQKKGYSGVAILTKQEPDHVEYGMGIEAYDNEGRFIRADFGDLSVVSVYHPSGTSGDERQAFKMVWLEDFQKYVTELRKTRPNLILCGDYNICHEPIDIHDPVRNATNSGFLPEEREWMTRFLSAGFIDSFRLLYPEKQEYTWWSYRFNSRAKNKGWRIDYCMTSEPVRPMLKSASILNDAVHSDHCPMALEIE